TAAGCATTCCGTTCGACTTGCATGTGTTAAGCATACCGCCAGCGTTCATCCTGAGCCAGGATCAAACTCTCCGTTTTGGTTCGTTTGTAGCTCTATTCTTTCTCAACCTCAGAATCCCTCTTTCCAGGATTCCTTAGCTTAAATTTCTTTGACGAGGAATGGTCGTCTTTATTCTTTCAAAGTATTATCTTTTCTCGGTTCAGTGGTGGGCGCTTGCCTCACCTCGTTTAATATAGCAACTTCTTCTTTTTTTTGTCAAGGGGTTTGTCGATATTTTTTTGATATTTTTTTTTAATTGCCTGAATCCCTTAGTGAGAGGGGATTTGGAACTCAAGTTGATTACCTGCTCACAAGGCGGTTAATTTATGGATTCTGGAAACAGAGGGTATTTGATCAGAAGCACATCTGAAGACTCAACCAAGCGATATTTGCTGTTTGGGTCTCTTTTTCAGATCTGGGTGGTTAGAATCAAAATGTTTAACCTATTTGCTGTAAGGCTTTGGCTACTTTATCCTGTCCTCGTTGCCACACACTTATTGATAGTCAAGCTATCACTTGTCCCTATTGCCGGATAACGCTGAAAGCCTACGGGCATCCAGGGATTCCTTTGCATCGATCTGCTGGGAATGACTATCTGTGCGAAACCTGTGTTTATCATCAAGATAATAGCTGTAACTTTCCCCAACACCCCCATGCTCAAGATTGTACTCTTTACCAGAATTTGGAAGAGAGTAAGGTAAAACTGGAATACTACACTAATAATATTGGTTTGAGCGGCAATATTAAAAACTGGGTCAAACGTCATCAGGGTCTAGTGCTGGTACTAGGTTTGTTATTTGTCTGTTTGTTAATTGCTCTGTTCACATCCTAAGTAAGATGATCGTTAAGCCTCAAGCTTTTGGTTTAGAACTCACCCCTATTTCCCATGCTACGGAATGTGTTTCTTAGGAGTTAAGATATTTCAGCAGTTGTTTCCAGTAGTGGTGGTGATACTTTTTCATAAAATACGGCTAGGTCGAACCAAAAAGTAGTACC
This sequence is a window from Anabaena sphaerica FACHB-251. Protein-coding genes within it:
- a CDS encoding zinc ribbon domain-containing protein; protein product: MATLSCPRCHTLIDSQAITCPYCRITLKAYGHPGIPLHRSAGNDYLCETCVYHQDNSCNFPQHPHAQDCTLYQNLEESKVKLEYYTNNIGLSGNIKNWVKRHQGLVLVLGLLFVCLLIALFTS